The following proteins are co-located in the Myroides profundi genome:
- a CDS encoding pirin family protein, which yields MKTRNIKQVVKPQPAHFVGDGFRVHNFIPSMPNMNMQQMDPFIMFDYNSKYTFGPSEIPRGVGVHTHKGFETVTIAYKGRVEHGDSSGGGGIIGEGDVQWMTAASGVLHKEFHETEWSKTGGEFQMVQLWVNLKREDKKGPAKYQAIEHDKMAKYTLPNGEGVIEVIAGDYNGTKGTASTFSPIHMYNLKAKVGTSTNFSFPSGYTTLLLVLEGEVKVNGTVVATDHVAHMEREGEEFTVEVTKDAVVLVISGEPLNEPIAHYGPFVMNTTDELVQAVDDFNSGKFGDLA from the coding sequence ATGAAAACAAGAAATATTAAACAAGTAGTAAAACCACAACCAGCACACTTTGTAGGAGATGGTTTTAGAGTGCACAACTTTATTCCAAGTATGCCTAATATGAATATGCAACAGATGGATCCTTTCATCATGTTTGATTATAATTCTAAATACACATTTGGACCTTCAGAAATCCCAAGAGGAGTAGGAGTACACACACATAAAGGATTTGAAACTGTTACAATAGCATATAAAGGACGTGTAGAGCATGGAGATAGCAGCGGTGGTGGAGGTATCATAGGAGAAGGTGATGTACAGTGGATGACTGCAGCGTCAGGAGTTTTACACAAAGAGTTTCATGAAACAGAATGGAGTAAAACAGGTGGTGAGTTTCAAATGGTACAGTTATGGGTAAACTTAAAGAGAGAGGATAAAAAAGGGCCTGCTAAATATCAAGCAATAGAACATGATAAAATGGCCAAATATACATTGCCTAACGGTGAAGGGGTAATTGAAGTGATAGCAGGAGACTATAATGGAACTAAAGGTACAGCTTCTACATTCTCACCTATTCATATGTACAATTTAAAAGCAAAAGTAGGTACAAGTACTAACTTTAGCTTTCCTTCAGGGTACACTACTTTATTGTTAGTGTTAGAAGGTGAAGTAAAAGTAAATGGAACAGTAGTAGCTACAGATCATGTGGCTCATATGGAGAGAGAAGGAGAAGAGTTTACAGTAGAAGTTACTAAAGATGCTGTAGTCTTAGTAATCTCAGGAGAGCCTTTAAATGAACCAATCGCACATTATGGACCATTCGTAATGAATACAACAGATGAGTTAGTACAAGCAGTAGATGACTTTAACTCTGGGAAGTTTGGAGATCTAGCATAA